In Penaeus chinensis breed Huanghai No. 1 chromosome 11, ASM1920278v2, whole genome shotgun sequence, a genomic segment contains:
- the LOC125030406 gene encoding sarcoplasmic reticulum histidine-rich calcium-binding protein-like: protein MTQDNDEDAGRRTMTQDNDEDAGRRTMTTRTQDDDEDAGTGRGRRTRTQDAGRGRRTQDDDEDEDEDTGRRTRTQNTGRRRGRREQDEDAGRKTRTRTMTQDARRGRRTQDEDEDEDAGRRTKMQNEDAGRRPQDEDARRGRRTTTPGRRHKKKTQDDDSRTRTQEEDAGRRPNDEDARRGRRTTTPGRGRKKRTQDDDPRTRTQEEDAGRRPQDKDARRGRRTTTPGRGRKKRTQDDDPRTKTQEEDAGRRPQDEDARRGRRTTTPGRGRKKRTQDDDPRTKTQEEDRTQDDDPRTRTQEEDAGRRPQDEDARRGRRTTTPGRGRKRRTQDDDPRTRTQEEDAGRRPQDEDKRTQDDDPRTKMQEEDAGRGRRTTTPGRRHKKKTQDDDPRTRTQEEDAGRRPQDDDARRGRRTRTQDDDPRTRTQEEDAGRRRGRRNRARTQDDDPRTKTQEEDAGRRLR from the exons ATGACGCAGGACAACGACGAGGACGCAGGACGCAGGACGATGACGCAGGACAACGACGAGGACGCAGGACGCAGGACGATGAC GACgaggacgcaggacgacgacgaggacgcagGAACAGGGCGAGGACGCAGGACGAGGACACAGGACGCAGGACGAGGACGCAgaacacaggacgacgacgaggacgaggacgaggacacaGGACGCAGGACGAGGACGCAgaacacaggacgacgacgaggacgcagGGAGCAGGACGAGGACGCAGGTCgcaagacgaggacgaggacgatgacGCAGGACGCAAGACGAGGACGCAGGACgcaagacgaggacgaggacgaggacgcagGACGCAGGACAAAGATGCAAAACgaggacgcaggacgacgacCCCAGGACGAAGACGCAAGAAgaggacgcaggacgacgaccccaggacgaagacacaagaaGAAGACGCAGGACGACGACTCCAGGACGAGGACGCAAGAAgaggacgcaggacgacgacCCAATGACGAAGACGCAAGAAgaggacgcaggacgacgacCCCAGGACGAGGACGCAAGAAgaggacgcaggacgacgacCCCAGGACGAGGACGCAAGAAgaggacgcaggacgacgacCCCAGGACAAGGACGCAAGAAgaggacgcaggacgacgacCCCAGGACGAGGACGCAAGAAgaggacgcaggacgacgacCCCAGGACGAAGACGCAAGAAgaggacgcaggacgacgacCCCAGGACGAGGACGCAAGAAgaggacgcaggacgacgacCCCAGGACGAGGACGCAAGAAgaggacgcaggacgacgacCCCAGGACGAAGACGCAAGAAgaggac aggacgcaggacgacgacCCCAGGACGAGGACGCAAGAAgaggacgcaggacgacgacCCCAGGACGAGGACGCAAGAAgaggacgcaggacgacgacCCCAGGACGAGGACGCAAGAGgaggacgcaggacgacgacCCCAGGACGAGGACGCAAGAAgaggacgcaggacgacgacCCCAGGACGAGGAC AAgaggacgcaggacgacgacCCCAGGACGAAGATGCAAGAAGAGGACGCAGGACGAGGACGCAGGACTACGaccccaggacgaagacacaagaaGAAGACGCAGGACGACGACCCCAGGACGAGGACACAAGAAgaggacgcaggacgacgacCCCAGGACGATGATGCAAGAAGAGGACGCAGGACgaggacgcaggacgacgacCCCAGGACGAGGACGCAAGAAgaggacgcaggacgacgacgaggacgcagGAACAGGGCgaggacgcaggacgacgacCCCAGGACGAAGACGCAAGAAGAAgacgcaggacgacgactacggtga